TATTATTCTGCCTCGAAGAGCGAAAAGAGGGGGGAGCTTTCCGTGGAAGGGACAAGGCTGCTCAGAATAGCGTTCCTCGGCCACGTTACCATATTCATCCTTCTTATGATTACAGCCTTCCTTACCTAAATCAACGGAAAAAACATATACCATCAATTTGAGCCTATCACTGGTAAGACAAGACATGAGTGAAAAGAGGGTATTCTGCAGGTTTACCAGGGATCAGCAGGGGGAAGTTCTAGGAATGCACGAGGTACCTCAGGGAGGGATGTGTCTTTCAGCTTTCCTTGTCCTGACAAAGAGGAGAGGAGAAGTGCTCATGGGAAAGGTCAATCCCCAGGCTGACTGGGCAAAAATAGGTGCTCTTGACTCCAAGAGACTGAACTGGTTCAAGGATGGATGGATGCTTCCTTCGTCTCATCTCATTCTCTATGAATCTCCGCAGGACGCAGCGAAAAGGATAGCCAGAGAGCAGCTTGGTTTAGAAGATATTAAGCTGGACCAGCTGAAAGTTGTCTCCGAAGTCTACGACAACCCTAGGTTCCCTGACAGAAAGAACCACTGGGATATAGAGTTCATCTTCACAGGTAGCCTGGAAAGGGAGTTGCAATCTTTTCCAGATGTCTGGACTGAGTTGAGGTTCGTAGACCTGAATAAGGAGCCGAGAAGCAGCATAGTCAGGTCCCACGACGATATCATTCAGTATTCTGGCGCTTTTTCCTTCTGAGCAGAAAGTTCGATTCACTCTTCGCCTGTCAACCAGGGGGCATATATCGGAGTCTGGACTGGCTGCTCACCCTTCTCTTCAAGCAGGTTCAGCATGTTCTGGTAGACCTCTTTTTCCCTCGGTTTTCCCTTCTTCGTTTTGAGCAGCTTCATTATTACCAGCTGAGGCGTGCTTGAGCCTACATGGTCAAAGCGGGGCTGTCTTTCTACAACCAGCTCCCCATCTTCGCTCAACCCTGTTGCTTCTATACCATCTACTCTTATGCTGAACTTTATGTGTGGAAGAGTTTCACGAGCGAGGTGTGTAACAAGCAGTAGAAGACTGCTGGTTGGCGCTATATGATTTACAATCGATGCCAGTATCCTTCCTGCTGCTCCCGGCTCAGTAAGGGCCTCAAACTCATCCATAAGTATGAGTTTTCTCTGTCTTGAACCAAAGACAGGACTGAGGGAGCGAAGGGCATGCTCAAGGCTCCCTATCTTCCTCGTCATCTTGCGACGAAAAAGGTAGAGTGGA
This is a stretch of genomic DNA from Conexivisphaerales archaeon. It encodes these proteins:
- a CDS encoding NUDIX domain-containing protein, whose protein sequence is MSEKRVFCRFTRDQQGEVLGMHEVPQGGMCLSAFLVLTKRRGEVLMGKVNPQADWAKIGALDSKRLNWFKDGWMLPSSHLILYESPQDAAKRIAREQLGLEDIKLDQLKVVSEVYDNPRFPDRKNHWDIEFIFTGSLERELQSFPDVWTELRFVDLNKEPRSSIVRSHDDIIQYSGAFSF